One window of Plasmodium relictum strain SGS1 genome assembly, chromosome: 14 genomic DNA carries:
- a CDS encoding mitochondrial carrier protein, putative, which yields MDHLKNLIAGALSGVVVDSVLFPIDNLKTKAQVKNSFSIFETKKLYSGILPTLIGTVPASAFFYCFYELSKKLLTEYNEHINKSHLYLISTSAAEITSCIVRLPFEVVKQKMQISSNNSMMNIIYDISKKEGLGKYLFKSYLIMIVREIPFDCIQFFLWETFKEKAKKDFGKFSDKYPTVMSSMCGGLAGGIAGFLTTPIDVIKSRQMIYGKHLKETIREIASEGYLSFYKGCYFRTSYLFFGGILFFGSLNFFSLLLENKICF from the exons atggatcatttaa aaaatttaatagCAGGTGCTTTATCAGGTGTAGTAGTTGATAGTGTGTTATTTCCaattgataatttaaaaacaaaagcacaagttaaaaattctttttccatttttgaaacaaaaaaattatatagtgGAATTTTACCAACCCTAATAGGTACTGTTCCAGCAAGTGCTTTTTTTTACTGTTTTTATGAATTGTCTAAAAAATTGTTAAcag aATACAATGAACATATTAACAAAAGTCACTTATACCTAATTTCGACAAGTGCAGCAGAAATTACATCATGTATAGTGAg attaCCATTTGAGGTAGTGAAACAAAAAATGCAAATATCTTCTAATAATTCTATgatgaatataatatatgatatttcaaaaaaagaaGGTTTAGgcaaatatttatttaaaagttaTTTAATTATGATAGTAAGAGAAATTCCCTTTGATtgtattcaattttttttatgggAAACGTTTAAggaaaaagcaaaaaaag attttGGTAAATTCTCTGATAAATATCCCACTGTTATGTCCTCCATGTGTGGTGGTTTGGCag gTGGAATAGCTGGGTTCCTTACTACACCAATAGACGTTATAAAATCTAGACAGATGATATAt ggAAAACATTTAAAAGAAACTATTAGAGAAATAGCAAGTGAAGGgtatttatcattttataAAGGATGCTATTTTAGAACaagttatttattttttggtggtattttattttttgggtctttaaactttttttctttactttTAGAGAATAAAATATGCTTTTGA
- a CDS encoding replication factor C subunit 4, putative codes for MEEESFKNRLLKRDIDIWIEKYRPEYLDEVVGNPFVINTLKSIINSGNMPNLLLAGAPGTGKTTSILCLASEMLGDQAKKAVLELNASDDRGINVIRDRIKSFAKEIISLPPGRHKIIILDEVDSMTTAAQQSLRRIMELYSDTTRFALACNQSEKIIDALQSRCAIIRYFKLSDDQVLKRILKICELENIKYTDDGLEALLFIADGDLRKAVNCLQSTHAGLEIINKENVLNICDIPSPERIEKLLKHCINSEWKKAHDVAYEMITEGHTPYDIALTSSNVLRRYDLGSESVQIEFLKIGAMACNTMASGLATVIQLDKLLADWCTAAKTFRTKC; via the exons atggaggaagaatcatttaaaaatagatTGTTGAAAAGAGATATTGATATATGgatagaaaaatatagacCAGAATATTTAGATGAGGTAGTAGGAAATCCTTTTGTTataaatacattaaaaagtattattaATTCAGGAAATATGCCTAATTTGCTTTTAGCT GGAGCACCTGGAACTGGAAAGACTACAAGTATTTTATGTCTAGCTAGCGAAATGCTGGGAGATCAAGCAAAAAAAGCTGTTCTTGAGTTAAACGCATCAGATGATAGAGGAATAAACGTAATAAGAGACAGAATAAAAAGTTTTGCTAAAGAAATTATAAGCTTACCGCCAGGCAgacataaaattattattttagatGAGGTTGATTCAATGACAACTGCAGCTCAACAATCCTTAAGAAGAATTATGGAGTTGTATTCTGATACAACAAGATTTGCATTAGCTTGCAATCAGtcagaaaaaataattgatgCACTTCAAAGTAGGTGTGCAATTATAAGATATTTCAAGTTAAGTGATGATCaagttttaaaaagaatattaaaaatatgtgagcttgaaaatataaaatatactgATGATGGATTAGAAGCACTACTATTTATAGCAGATGGAGATTTACGAAAAGCTGTTAACTGTTTACAATCTACTCATGCAGGATtggaaattataaataaagaaaatgttttaaatatatgtgaTATTCCTTCTCCTGAAAGAATTGAGAAATTATTAAAGCATTGTATTAATAGTGAATGGAAGAAAGCTCATGATGTTGCATATGAGATGATTACAGAAGGACATACCCCTTATGATATTGCATTAACTTCATCAAATGTTTTAAGAAGATATGATTTGGGTTCTGAATCTGTTCAAATTGAATTTTTAAAGATAGGTGCAATGGCTTGCAATACAATGGCTAGTGGATTAGCAACTGTAATACAATTAGATAAATTACTCGCAGATTGGTGTACAGCTGCTAAAACTTTTAGAACAAAATGTTAA
- a CDS encoding DEAD/DEAH box ATP-dependent RNA helicase, putative, translating into MNMKKDNKEKMKLKNKVIDKSEMKVKEEKKKKGIRKSLMKDENYDELFDKSNNFLNFDNVLLDVRLRKSLLYLFKFKHPTKIQKLSIPPILKGNDVILNSKTGSGKTMAYLIPSLQNLIKLNLNEKEHLKFFYKCIIISPTEELCLQIYEVAQKLCIYLKDIISINHNINKKFYEHPTILVSTPKNLCDYILEKKKKNLDVLMNLKILIIDEADVLHTEEFKKIMNKLITYLPKNFSKKYQIIMASATLKKSIIKETKLFLHKPIYLSIENQIENVIENKEKKQKFNGKSFYYIYEDNLTKYIYLYNLIKDKKIQYKSIIFTNTVHDAYKIKIFLTYFNISSSILNPNHPILIRQNIIVAFNNSKFYFLICPQYEKNTFENKKNKNNLNEQIKLSEGNYLEDNDDTNEIASNDETNSNDKINSDDEINSDDEINSNDEINSNDEINSNDEGEYNDENEINNKNSSRNEEKDFLYSRGLDFYGIKCVVNFDMPLDEETFLHRIGRTCRLNNKGIIISFINENSTSEKDILRKIVDKNICLMIKKDMKFINVEKYRYRVESTLNKCTNKKIKLYVQKEILYQSLKSKQLKEFFNSHANEKKKISKIVRQFNKTIVPQKLIKDRNESLFLNKNKTNSKLIKKNNKEQIKSYVLKKNSGFIITEKGYEEQLSKEPETEVADPSKLPPLCGRKLKKYIYVKYIKKNKNKNDNTSKNKKRKKMNKKFHKK; encoded by the coding sequence atgaatatgaaaaaagataataaagaGAAAATGAAGTTAAAGAATAAAGTGATAGATAAAAGCGAAATGAAAGTGaaagaggaaaaaaaaaaaaaaggaataaggAAAAGCCTGATGAAAGATGAAAATTACGATGAATTATTTGATAAAAGTAAcaactttttaaattttgataaTGTATTATTAGATGTAAGATTGAGAAAATccttattatatttatttaaattcaaGCATCCAACAAAAATTCAGAAATTATCAATTCCACCTATATTAAAAGGAAATGatgttattttaaattcaaaAACAGGATCAGGTAAAACAATGGCTTATTTAATTCCATCACttcaaaatttaattaaattaaatctaaatgaaaaagagcatttaaaatttttttataaatgtattattATATCTCCAACAGAAGAATTATGTTTACAAATCTATGAAGTAGCAcaaaaattatgtatttaTCTTAAAGATATAATATCAATTAatcataatataaataaaaagttttatgAACATCCTACTATATTGGTAAGTACACCAAAAAATTTATGCGAttatattttagaaaaaaaaaaaaaaaacttagatgtattaatgaatttaaaaatactaaTTATTGATGAAGCTGATGTTTTGCACACTGAagaattcaaaaaaattatgaataaattaataactTATTTACCAAAAAATTTctcaaaaaaatatcaaatcATCATGGCATCAgctacattaaaaaaaagtattataaaagaaacaaaactttttttacataaaccAATATATTTGAGTATAGAAAATCAAATTGAAAACGTgattgaaaataaagaaaaaaaacagaaaTTTAATGGGAAAtccttttattatatatatgaagataatttaacaaaatacatatatctatataacttaataaaagataaaaagatTCAATATAAATCTATTATATTTACTAATACTGTGCATGATgcttataaaataaaaatatttttaacttaCTTCAATATTTCTTCTTCAATACTTAATCCAAATCATCCTATTTTAATAAGGCAAAACATTATTGTAGCATTTAATAACTcgaaattttactttttaatatgtcctcaatatgaaaaaaatacatttgaaaacaaaaaaaataagaataatttaaacGAACAAATTAAATTAAGTGAAGGAAATTATTTAGAAGATAATGATGATACAAATGAGATTGCTTCAAATGATGAAACTAATTCTAATGATAAGATTAATTCAGACGACGAAATTAATTCAGACGATGAAATTAATTCAAATGATGAAATTAATTCAAATGATGAAATTAATTCAAATGATGAAGGTGAatataatgatgaaaatgaaattaataataaaaatagttcacgtaatgaagaaaaagattttttatatagcAGAGGATTAGATTTTTATGGTATAAAATGTGTTGTCAATTTTGATATGCCTTTAGATGAAGAAACATTTTTACATAGAATAGGAAGAACATGCagattaaataataaaggaataattatttcttttataaatgaaaacaGTACTTCAGAAAAAGACATTTTACGGAAAATAGTTGATAAAAACATTTGTCTTATgattaaaaaagatatgaAATTCATTAATgtagaaaaatatagatatagAGTGGAATCTACTTTAAATAAGTgcacaaataaaaaaataaaactatatgtacaaaaagaaatattatatcAATCATTAAAATCGAAACAACTAAAAGAGTTTTTTAATTCACAtgcaaatgaaaaaaaaaaaattagtaaaatTGTAAGGCAATTTAACAAAACAATTGTACCACAAAAATTAATCAAAGATAGAAATGaaagtttatttttaaataaaaataaaacaaacagtaaattaataaaaaaaaataataaagaacaaATTAAATCGTacgttttaaaaaaaaatagtggATTTATAATTACTGAGAAAGGGTATGAAGAACAATTAAGTAAAGAACCTGAAACGGAAGTAGCCGATCCATCCAAATTACCACCATTATGCggaagaaaattaaaaaaatatatatatgtaaaatacattaaaaaaaataaaaacaaaaatgataatacctctaaaaataaaaagcgtaaaaaaatgaacaaaaaatttcataaaaaataa
- a CDS encoding tetratricopeptide repeat protein, putative, translating to MLCYILLFFLIILGTWLYLKKEKKYTKKKNIVKGKNNNFMKKEEIFFDEKCYLLSSENKNLIKRKEKIDISFNKMDISSNINETNNEKYMNNLSKNESTINKNTDTNDNVFSDTNYNLINNLNKNIKRNSDDELKNEIKKSNKDFHKVSIGNYNNFINNIPNICDEDKKYIEEKCLERINQCNETKYKKECEKEDNQIHEKNCDSTMESIVEIRNTKDKRIDEKEEKCINELNNKINERNNLAQEQIPNNNDNDYLKSNVYQNNRNVKYDDDSNNNNSNNSNNNNNNNNNNNNNNNNNNNNNNNNNNNNDNKESEKGSVETNKENNYIKIINDNTENKINKSVISESFCDGIKNNSKRNYYSDNYINEDTEKNSSSYENSSNEDNSEELSSYENESRASDDSENEKSSSIDEDEEDYDGNSSGESESNYSIEEKYLDTDLNNKSVEEIKEIGNDYFKKSDYINAIFYYNKALKKCKEKSTKSILYSNRAACNILLKKWNMVIEDCNKSINYNSEYVKSYIRRSNAYEQLEKYNDASNDLNKAISIDPSLLKNYEMKQKKLKILAEQQLNKEKEEMVGKLKDFGNLLLGKVGLSLDNFEVQKNPNNDGSFNIQFKQNK from the coding sequence atgttgtgttacattttacttttttttttgataattttagGCACATGgctatatttaaaaaaagaaaaaaaatatacaaaaaaaaaaaatatagtaaaaggaaaaaataataattttatgaaaaaagaagaaatattttttgatgaAAAGTGTTATTTATTATCaagtgaaaataaaaatttgattaaaagaaaagaaaaaatagatatatcttttaataaaatggaTATAAGttcaaatataaatgaaacaaataatgaaaaatatatgaataacttatctaaaaatgaaagtactataaataaaaatacagaTACAAATGATAATGTATTTAGTGAtacaaattataatttaattaataatttaaataaaaatataaaaagaaactCAGATGATGAactaaaaaatgaaattaaaaaatcaaataaagaTTTTCATAAAGTTTCTATTggtaattataataatttcattaataatattcCCAATATTTGTGATGaagacaaaaaatatattgaagaAAAATGTTTAGAGAGAATAAATCAGTGTAATGAAACtaaatacaaaaaagaaTGTGAAAAGGAAGATAATCAAATTCATGAGAAAAATTGTGATAGCACTATGGAAAGTATTGTTGAAATAAGAAACACAAAAGATAAGAGAATAGATGAAAAGGAAGAAAAATGTATTAATGAattgaataataaaataaatgagaGAAATAATTTAGCACAGGAACAAATACcgaataataatgataatgattatttaaaaagcAATGTTTATCAAAATAACAGGAACGTAAAATATGATGATGAtagcaataataataatagtaataatagtaataataataataataataataataataataataataataataataataataataataataataataataataataataataatgataataaagaaaGCGAAAAGGGTTCTGTTGAaacaaataaagaaaataattatataaaaattataaatgataatactgaaaataaaataaataaaagtgtTATAAGTGAATCGTTTTGTGATGGAATTAAAAACAATagtaaaagaaattattataGTGATAATTACATAAATGAAGATACAGAAAAAAATTCAAGTTCATATGAAAATTCTTCAAATGAAGATAATTCAGAAGAGCTTAGTTCATATGAAAATGAATCAAGGGCAAGTGATGAtagtgaaaatgaaaaaagctCTTCAAtagatgaagatgaagaagattATGATGGAAATTCTTCAGGTGAAAGTGAAAGTAATTATTCaattgaagaaaaatatttggatactgatttaaataacaaaagtgtagaagaaataaaagaaattggtaatgattattttaaaaaatctgattatataaatgccatattttattataataaagcTTTAAAAAAgtgtaaagaaaaaagtacAAAAAGCATATTATATTCTAATAGAGCTGCatgtaatattttattaaaaaaatggaatatGGTAATTGAAGATTGTAATAAGTCAATTAATTATAACAGTGAGTATGTTAAATCATATATAAGGAGAAGTAATGCATATGAGcaattagaaaaatataatgatgcatctaatgatttaaataaggCTATATCAATTGATCcatctttattaaaaaattatgaaatgaaacaaaaaaaattaaaaatattagctGAACAACagttaaataaagaaaaagaagaaatggttggtaaattaaaagatttcggtaatttattattaggAAAAGTTGGCTTGTCCTTAGATAATTTTGAAGTGCAAAAAAATCCAAATAACGATGGttcttttaatatacaatttaaacaaaataaataa
- a CDS encoding queuine tRNA-ribosyltransferase, putative, with the protein MKKSKYVFFFVIFFNVFFILSSKNRVVKNERKLKKILLIRTKKNYIKDVENGIERINKIKMIKDKIKKKKRKNEKCLFMFIKLFKQNIYASKSYLSYRKTDNHINKIKKYYYNNKNEEINRNYTILKDNCFDYPFFDFTILKENQKENDKSRIGIIKTPRGSIETPNFLFCATKACMKSTPIDFLKNSKTQIILSNTFHLLIQPKPHIIFQLGGLHKFMNWKNPILTDSGGYQIFSMSYGSVANEIKRNSNNKFEDMKNETTKNSTTENEVNKKNEKKKSNNNKTNQLNNGYILKINERGAVYKSYHDGSIGLLSPETSIQSQYLLGSDFILVLDECTPYHVNKEYTERSMHRSHRWYLRCLLEFYKANNMANYHDYLNDIYNKKYKTNEKWRKRDKNKQALYGIIQGGIYNDLRKKSCDFVCSLPFFGLCIGGCLGKNKEMMYSVIESTMNFIKIKKPIHLLGIGQIRDIFFGVKKGLDTFDCVIPSRLARHGYFLCKVQNIKDIEKKLCRVLKSEYVKIKLSIFKLDNNPLEKDCDCYTCLNYSRAYLHFLYKISDNLLGTLLTIHNVNYMNQLMSEIRNAIKENNLEKIEKKWIK; encoded by the coding sequence atgaaaaagtcAAAATacgtctttttttttgtaattttttttaatgttttttttattttgagtTCTAAGAATCGAGTTGtgaaaaatgaaagaaaattaaagaaGATTTTATTAATACGAACTAAGAAGAATTATATTAAAGATGTGGAAAATGGAATAGagagaataaataaaataaaaatgataaaagacaaaattaagaaaaaaaaaagaaaaaatgaaaaatgtttatttatgtttataaaactttttaaacAAAACATTTATGCTTCAAAAAGTTATTTATCTTATAGAAAAACAGATAaccatataaataaaataaaaaaatattattataataataaaaatgaagaaataaatagaaattaCACTATACTAAAAGATAATTGTTTTGATTATCCATTTTTTGATTTTACCATTTTGAAGGAAAATCAAAAAGAGAATGATAAAAGTAGGATaggaataataaaaacaccAAGAGGTAGTATAGAAACACCTAATTTTTTGTTCTGTGCTACAAAGGCTTGCATGAAATCTACTCCTatagattttttaaaaaattccaaaactcaaattattttatcaaatacttttcatttattaattcaGCCAAAACctcatattatttttcaattaGGAGGTTTACATAAATTTATGAATTGGAAGAATCCTATTCTTACTGATTCAGGAGGATATCAAATTTTTAGTATGTCTTATGGATCAGTTgctaatgaaataaaaagaaatagtaataataaatttgaaGATATGAAAAATGAAACAACAAAAAATAGTACAACTGAAAATGAagttaacaaaaaaaatgaaaaaaaaaaaagtaacaataataaaacaaatcaattaaataatggatatattttaaaaattaatgaaagaGGAGCAGTTTATAAATCATATCATGATGGTTCTATAGGTTTACTATCTCCAGAAACCTCTATTCAATCCCAATATCTGTTAGGTAGtgattttattttagttTTAGATGAATGCACACCCTATCATGTGAATAAAGAGTATACAGAACGTTCAATGCACAGATCTCATAGATGGTATTTGAGATGTCTACTAGAATTTTATAAAGCAAACAATATGGCTAATTATCATGACTActtaaatgatatatataataaaaaatataagacaaatgaaaaatggagaaaaagagataaaaataaacaggCATTATATGGAATAATACAGGGAGGAATATATAATGATTTGAGGAAAAAAAGTTGTGATTTCGTATGCAGCTTACCTTTCTTTGGTTTATGCATAGGGGGGTGCTTAGGTAAAAACAAAGAAATGATGTATAGTGTAATAGAAAGCACaatgaattttataaaaataaaaaagccAATTCATTTATTAGGAATTGGGCAAATTagagatatattttttggaGTAAAAAAAGGACTAGATACTTTTGATTGTGTGATTCCTTCAAGATTAGCAAGACATGGTTACTTTTTATGTAAAGtacaaaatattaaagatatagaaaaaaagttatGCAGAGTTTTAAAAAGtgaatatgtaaaaataaaattaagcaTCTTTAAATTAGATAATAATCCTTTAGAGAAGGATTGTGACTGCTATACATGCTTAAACTATTCAAGAGcttatttacattttctttataaaattagCGACAATTTATTAGGAACTTTATTAACTATACACAAtgtaaattatatgaatCAATTAATGTCAGAAATACGAAATgcaataaaagaaaataatttagaaaaaattgaaaaaaaatggattaaataa